A window of Lepus europaeus isolate LE1 chromosome 11, mLepTim1.pri, whole genome shotgun sequence contains these coding sequences:
- the LOC133769424 gene encoding voltage-dependent anion-selective channel protein 3 gives MCNTPTYCDLGKAAKDVFNKGYGFGMVKIDLRTKSCSGVEFSTSGHAYTDTGKASGNLETKYKVCNYGLTFTQKWNTDNTLGTEISLENKLAEGLKLTLDTIFVPNTGKKSGKLKASYKRDCFSLGSNVDIDFSGPTIYGWAVLAFEGWLAGYQMSFDTAKSKLSQNNFALGYKAADFQLHTHVNDGTEFGGSIYQKVNEKIETSINLAWTAGSNNTRFGIAAKYKLDCRTSLSAKVNNASLIGLGYTQTLRPGVKLTLSALIDGKNFNAGGHKVGLGFELEA, from the coding sequence ATGTGTAACACACCGACTTACTGTGACCTAGGAAAGGCTGCCAAGGATGTCTTCAACAAAGGATATGGGTTTGGCATGGTCAAAATAGACCTGAGAACCAAGTCTTGTAGTGGAGTGGAATTTTCTACTTCTGGTCATGCTTACACTGATACAGGAAAAGCGTCAGGCAACCTAGAGACCAAATATAAGGTCTGTAACTATGGACTCACCTTCACCCAGAAATGGAACACAGACAACACTCTGGGGACAGAAATCTCTCTGGAGAATAAGTTGGCTGAAGGATTGAAACTGACTCTTGACACCATATTTGTACCAAACACAGGAAAGAAGAGTGGGAAATTGAAGGCCTCCTATAAACGGGATTGTTTTAGTCTTGGAAGTAATGTTGATATAGATTTTTCTGGACCAACCATCTATGGCTGGGCTGTGTTGGCTTTTGAAGGTTGGCTTGCTGGCTATCAGATGAGTTTTGACACAGCCAAATCCAAACTGTCACAGAATAATTTTGCCCTGGGTTACAAGGCTGCAGACTTCCAGCTGCACACTCATGTAAACGATGGTACTGAATTCGGAGGTTCCATCTACCAGAAGGTCAACGAGAAGATTGAAACGTCAATAAACCTCGCATGGACGGCTGGCAGTAACAACACGCGTTTTGGCATCGCAGCTAAATACAAGCTGGATTGTAGAACTTCCCTCTCTGCTAAAGTAAATAACGCCAGCCTGATTGGACTGGGTTATACGCAGACCCTTCGACCAGGAGTCAAATTGACCCTGTCCGCTTTAATCGACGGGAAGAACTTCAACGCAGGAGGCCACAAGGTTGGGCTGGGATTTGAGCTGGAAGCCTGA